In Mastigocladopsis repens PCC 10914, a single window of DNA contains:
- the pgmB gene encoding beta-phosphoglucomutase: MDKTDYSHHFIYTDWTLIETQLNPNKTHHRETVFTIGNGYLGTRGSFEEGFTHALPATFIHGVYDNVPLVYTELANCPDWLPLVVSVDGDRFRTERGEILSYERQLDLRRGIVSRKIRWRSPGGKTIDLYFERFASRADEHVLGLRCQLTPVDCDVLIEVQGSINGYPENQGFNHWEWIDQGKTDQGTWLHLRTRNTRISLGMAAGMTVSGTDAAIQVTSPPGYPTLTSTFQASSGQTITVDKLVTVFTSREVENALQAACDKLVQLPAYSALIDAHEQAWDEAWHKSDIIIEGDTKAQLAVRYSIFQLLISAPQYDDKVSIPAKTLSGFGYRGHIFWDTEIFILPFFIYTQPKLARNLLSYRYHTLNGARRKALHYGYKGAMYAWESADTGDEVTPRWLPPNDFYGEDIRIWCRDREIHISADITYAVWYYWQASGDDEWMRDCGAEIILDTAVFWGSRVEYDTKDERYEIRGVIGADEYHEFADNNAFTNRLVQWHLQKALLVYDWLRNIYPDRASTLERQLQLTSGRISRWQDIINNIWIPYDPSTGLIEQSEGFFQLEDINLADYEPRTRSIQAIIGIEAGNKRQVLKQPDVLMLLYLMRQSQEFPYTQEMLQKNWDYYAPRTDITYGSSLGPAIHAILASDLGKSTEAYERFMQAALVDIEDVRGNAEDGIHGASAGGVWQAVILGFGGVQLAEDRPTATPQLPPGWKRLQFKLHWRGEWHEFDLRPGQDHLAPLNIRGVIFDLDGVLTDTAEYHYLGWQKLADEEGLPFTRQANEALRGVSRRESLLKIVGSKKYSEAQFQEMMDRKNRYYVEYIQTMTPADLLPGTIVLLDELRQAGIKIALGSASKNARTVIEKLGISDRIDIIADGYSVQRPKPAPDLFLYAADQLGLEPEQCIVVEDAAAGIEAALAAGMWAVGLGPTERVGAAHVVLPSLAGVHWAELRDKLSSSK; encoded by the coding sequence ATGGATAAAACAGATTATTCCCACCACTTTATTTATACAGATTGGACACTCATCGAAACTCAGCTAAACCCCAACAAGACTCACCACAGAGAAACTGTTTTCACAATTGGCAACGGTTATCTGGGAACGCGGGGTAGTTTTGAGGAAGGTTTTACTCATGCATTGCCAGCGACCTTCATTCACGGGGTCTATGATAATGTTCCTCTTGTCTACACAGAACTTGCCAACTGTCCTGACTGGTTGCCATTGGTTGTGAGTGTCGATGGCGATCGCTTCCGCACCGAACGCGGCGAGATATTGAGCTATGAGCGGCAGCTTGACCTCCGTCGTGGTATTGTGAGCCGTAAGATACGCTGGCGCAGTCCAGGCGGTAAGACCATAGACCTCTACTTTGAACGTTTCGCGAGTCGAGCGGATGAGCATGTGTTGGGGTTGCGCTGTCAGTTAACGCCTGTAGATTGTGACGTTTTGATTGAAGTTCAGGGTAGCATCAACGGCTATCCCGAAAATCAAGGTTTCAACCACTGGGAATGGATAGACCAGGGCAAGACCGACCAAGGAACTTGGCTACACCTGCGGACTCGCAACACCCGCATTAGTTTGGGCATGGCTGCTGGAATGACAGTATCGGGAACTGACGCCGCGATACAAGTCACCAGTCCACCAGGCTATCCGACTTTGACCAGCACATTCCAAGCTTCTTCAGGACAGACCATAACGGTGGATAAGCTGGTGACAGTTTTTACATCGCGAGAGGTGGAGAATGCTTTGCAAGCAGCTTGTGATAAACTTGTTCAACTGCCTGCTTATTCGGCGCTCATAGATGCCCATGAACAAGCATGGGATGAAGCGTGGCACAAAAGCGACATTATAATTGAGGGAGATACGAAGGCACAACTTGCCGTCCGTTACAGTATCTTTCAATTGCTCATCAGCGCCCCACAGTATGATGATAAAGTGAGTATCCCAGCGAAAACGCTTTCAGGTTTTGGCTATCGCGGTCATATATTTTGGGATACCGAAATTTTTATCCTGCCCTTTTTCATTTACACTCAACCAAAACTTGCTCGCAACTTGCTCAGTTACCGCTACCATACGTTAAATGGTGCGAGACGCAAGGCATTACATTACGGGTATAAGGGGGCAATGTATGCTTGGGAAAGCGCGGATACGGGTGATGAAGTAACACCGCGTTGGTTGCCTCCTAATGATTTTTACGGAGAAGACATCCGGATTTGGTGTCGCGATCGCGAAATCCACATTAGTGCTGATATCACTTACGCCGTCTGGTACTATTGGCAAGCAAGTGGCGACGACGAGTGGATGCGGGACTGCGGCGCGGAAATTATTCTAGATACCGCTGTCTTCTGGGGGAGTCGTGTTGAGTATGACACCAAGGACGAACGGTATGAAATTCGCGGTGTGATTGGAGCAGATGAGTACCACGAGTTTGCAGACAACAACGCCTTCACGAACCGCCTGGTGCAATGGCACTTACAGAAAGCGCTCTTAGTCTATGACTGGCTGCGTAACATTTACCCCGACCGAGCTAGTACACTAGAGCGGCAACTGCAACTCACCTCAGGACGGATTTCTCGTTGGCAAGACATCATCAATAATATATGGATTCCCTACGACCCATCGACAGGACTTATTGAGCAGTCCGAGGGATTTTTCCAATTAGAAGATATCAACTTGGCTGACTATGAACCACGTACGCGCTCAATTCAAGCCATTATAGGTATTGAAGCAGGGAACAAGCGGCAGGTGCTTAAACAGCCAGATGTGTTGATGCTTCTCTATTTAATGCGGCAATCACAGGAATTTCCCTACACCCAAGAAATGCTGCAGAAAAACTGGGACTACTATGCACCTCGTACGGACATTACTTATGGCTCATCTCTTGGACCTGCGATTCACGCCATCTTAGCCTCAGATTTGGGCAAATCAACAGAGGCTTACGAACGGTTTATGCAAGCCGCATTGGTAGATATAGAAGATGTTCGTGGCAACGCTGAGGATGGGATTCATGGGGCTAGTGCTGGTGGTGTTTGGCAAGCAGTAATTCTAGGTTTTGGTGGTGTCCAACTTGCAGAAGATAGACCAACAGCAACGCCACAACTGCCTCCGGGGTGGAAACGTTTGCAGTTTAAACTTCACTGGCGTGGCGAGTGGCACGAGTTTGACCTGCGTCCAGGGCAAGATCACCTGGCGCCTCTCAATATCCGGGGAGTTATCTTCGATTTGGATGGTGTTCTCACAGATACAGCAGAATACCACTACTTAGGCTGGCAAAAGCTGGCAGATGAAGAGGGACTGCCCTTTACTCGTCAAGCAAACGAAGCTCTGCGGGGTGTGTCTCGCCGGGAGTCGCTGCTCAAGATAGTTGGTAGCAAAAAATACTCAGAAGCACAATTCCAAGAGATGATGGACCGCAAGAACCGCTACTATGTGGAATATATCCAGACAATGACACCAGCGGATTTATTGCCGGGGACAATTGTGTTGTTGGATGAGTTGAGGCAAGCTGGTATTAAGATAGCTCTTGGCTCTGCAAGTAAAAATGCTCGAACGGTGATAGAGAAACTGGGTATTAGCGATCGCATTGATATAATTGCAGACGGTTACAGTGTGCAGCGTCCAAAGCCAGCACCAGATCTGTTTCTCTATGCTGCCGACCAGCTAGGACTCGAACCTGAGCAATGTATCGTTGTAGAAGATGCAGCAGCAGGCATTGAAGCTGCTCTCGCGGCTGGAATGTGGGCTGTAGGACTTGGTCCTACTGAACGAGTGGGAGCGGCTCACGTTGTTTTACCTAGTCTTGCAGGCGTCCACTGGGCAGAACTACGAGACAAATTGAGCAGCAGTAAGTAA
- a CDS encoding sucrose synthase → MHELVQTVLKSDEKTALRHLVNALSASGKRYFLRNEIQQAFADYCQHSQKPAYFFHSSSLGKLIHYTHEMISEEESTWFLVRPRIGSQEVWRLGANMTSFEQMTSKALLDVGDRLVNRSQPQILEIDFSQFYHGYPRISDPRNIGQGLGFLNRYLCSQVLTDPEYWLEVLFDVLHRRSYDDIPLLINARILSGSQLAKQVKQALSFLSERPHNEPYEKFRFDLQELGFEPGWGNTASRVRETLELLKRLIDTPEPAIIEAFVSRVPTVFRVVLVSIHGWVSQEGVLGRPETTGQVIYVLEQARHLENKLQEEIKLAGLDLLGIQPQVIILTRLIPNCEGTLCNLRLEKVDGTENAWILRVPFAEFNPNVTQNWISKYEIWPYLETFALDAEKELLAQFQGSPDLIIGNYSDGNLVAFLLARRLKVTQCNIAHSLEKPKHLFSNLYWHDLEDKYHFSAQYTADIIGMNAADFIITSTYQEIVGTPDTLGQYESYKCFTMPELYHVVDGIDLFSPKFNKIPPGVNENIFFPYNQIQDRDISVSKRVQDLLFTREDPQILGHLDNQSKRPIFAVGAITPIDNLAGLAECFGKSQELQERCNLIIVTDKLHPHQAINSEEAGEIERLHNIINEYNLHGHIRWVGIQLPIADLGEAYRVIADFAGIFVHFARFDAFGRTILEAMSSGLPTFATQFGGSLEIIEDGENGFHLNPTDLEGTAKTILNFVDQCNAYLEHWDKISEWAIQHIRNKYNWQLHTKQLLLLSKIYSFWNFVNQESGEARSRYLETLFHLLYKPRAEKILEQHMQR, encoded by the coding sequence ATGCATGAACTGGTTCAAACTGTCTTAAAGAGTGATGAGAAAACTGCTCTGCGTCATTTGGTCAATGCTCTGAGTGCCTCAGGTAAAAGGTACTTCCTGAGGAATGAAATTCAGCAAGCTTTTGCCGACTACTGTCAGCATTCGCAAAAGCCAGCCTACTTCTTCCACTCTTCCTCTCTAGGAAAACTAATACACTACACCCATGAAATGATTTCGGAGGAGGAAAGTACCTGGTTCCTTGTCCGACCAAGGATTGGTAGCCAAGAAGTTTGGCGGCTGGGAGCAAATATGACAAGCTTCGAGCAAATGACTTCAAAGGCTTTACTAGATGTGGGCGATCGCCTAGTTAACCGCTCTCAACCCCAAATCTTAGAAATTGACTTCAGCCAATTTTACCACGGATACCCCAGAATTAGCGACCCGAGAAACATTGGTCAGGGTCTAGGCTTCCTCAACCGTTACCTGTGCAGCCAAGTCTTGACAGACCCAGAATACTGGTTAGAGGTCTTGTTTGACGTTCTTCACCGACGTTCTTACGATGACATCCCCTTGCTCATCAATGCTCGCATTCTCTCAGGTTCCCAGCTCGCCAAACAAGTGAAGCAAGCCCTAAGTTTCCTCAGCGAACGTCCTCATAACGAACCCTACGAAAAATTTCGCTTTGACCTGCAAGAACTTGGCTTTGAACCTGGTTGGGGTAACACCGCATCGCGGGTTCGTGAAACCTTAGAACTCCTTAAGCGACTGATTGACACTCCAGAACCAGCCATCATAGAAGCCTTTGTCTCCCGTGTTCCGACAGTCTTTCGCGTTGTCCTCGTTTCCATACACGGCTGGGTTTCCCAAGAAGGTGTGCTGGGAAGACCAGAAACAACAGGTCAAGTCATCTACGTTCTTGAGCAAGCTCGTCACTTAGAAAATAAACTGCAAGAAGAAATCAAACTTGCTGGACTAGACCTACTGGGTATCCAACCCCAAGTCATCATTCTGACTCGCCTCATACCCAATTGTGAAGGAACACTCTGCAACCTACGCTTGGAAAAAGTTGACGGAACAGAAAATGCCTGGATTTTGCGCGTTCCTTTTGCTGAGTTCAATCCTAATGTGACTCAAAACTGGATTTCTAAATATGAGATTTGGCCGTATTTAGAAACATTTGCCCTGGATGCAGAAAAAGAACTCCTTGCACAGTTTCAGGGGAGTCCGGATCTGATCATTGGCAACTACAGCGATGGTAACTTAGTTGCCTTTCTGCTGGCGCGCCGTCTGAAAGTCACTCAGTGCAACATAGCTCACTCTTTAGAAAAGCCCAAACACCTGTTCAGTAACTTGTACTGGCATGATTTAGAGGATAAATACCACTTTAGCGCACAATACACTGCTGATATCATCGGGATGAATGCAGCAGACTTCATCATCACATCCACCTACCAGGAAATTGTGGGGACACCCGACACACTGGGTCAGTATGAGTCTTACAAATGTTTTACTATGCCCGAGCTGTATCATGTGGTCGATGGGATTGACCTGTTTAGTCCTAAGTTCAACAAGATACCGCCAGGGGTCAATGAAAATATCTTCTTCCCCTATAACCAAATACAAGACCGAGATATTTCTGTTAGCAAAAGAGTCCAAGACCTACTTTTTACCCGCGAAGACCCCCAAATTCTCGGACACTTGGATAACCAAAGCAAGCGACCCATCTTCGCGGTTGGTGCCATCACTCCTATCGATAACCTTGCCGGCTTGGCCGAATGCTTTGGCAAAAGTCAGGAATTGCAGGAGCGTTGCAACTTAATTATTGTGACTGATAAGCTGCATCCACACCAAGCCATAAATTCAGAAGAAGCAGGAGAAATCGAAAGACTCCACAACATTATCAACGAGTATAATCTTCACGGTCACATCCGTTGGGTGGGAATACAGCTGCCCATTGCTGACCTTGGGGAAGCATACCGTGTTATTGCGGATTTTGCCGGAATTTTCGTCCATTTTGCCCGCTTTGATGCCTTCGGACGAACCATTCTCGAAGCTATGAGTTCCGGGTTGCCAACTTTCGCCACTCAATTTGGCGGTTCCTTAGAAATTATCGAAGATGGAGAAAATGGTTTTCATCTTAATCCAACAGACCTAGAAGGAACAGCCAAAACGATATTGAACTTTGTTGACCAGTGCAATGCTTATCTAGAACACTGGGATAAAATATCAGAGTGGGCAATTCAGCACATCCGTAACAAATATAACTGGCAGTTACATACCAAGCAGTTGTTATTGCTCTCTAAAATCTATAGCTTTTGGAACTTTGTCAATCAAGAAAGCGGCGAAGCTAGATCTCGCTACCTGGAAACTTTATTCCATCTGCTCTACAAACCTAGGGCTGAAAAAATTTTGGAACAACATATGCAAAGGTAA